A region of Arabidopsis thaliana chromosome 5, partial sequence DNA encodes the following proteins:
- the MGT7 gene encoding magnesium transporter 7, which translates to MSPDGELVPVDSSAVVTAKRKTSQLSRSWISIDATGQKTVLDVDKHVIMHRVQIHARDLRILDPNLFYPSAILGRERAIVLNLEHIKAIITAEEVLIRDSSDENVIPVLEEFQRRLPVGNEAHGVHGDGDLGEEDESPFEFRALEVALEAICSFLAARTTELEKFAYPALDELTLKISSRNLERVRKLKSAMTRLTARVQKVRDELEQLLDDDGDMADLYLTRKLVGASSSVSVSDEPIWYPTSPTIGSMISRASRVSLVTVRGDDETDVEELEMLLEAYFMQIDSTLNKLTELREYIDDTEDYINIQLDNHRNQLIQVSEYKRKAQDY; encoded by the exons ATGTCACCTGACGGAGAACTTGTTCCGGTGGATTCATCGGCGGTAGTCACGGCGAAGAGGAAGACATCTCAGTTATCAAGGAGTTGGATTTCCATAGACGCCACGGGGCAAAAAACTGTGCTTGACGTTGACAAACACGTGATTATGCACCGTGTTCAAATCCACGCTCGTGATCTCCGGATCCTTGACCCGAATCTATTTTACCCTTCTGCTATTTTGGGTCGAGAAAGAGCCATTGTTCTTAACTTAGAG CATATCAAGGCGATTATCACTGCCGAAGAG GTTTTGATCCGAGATTCGTCAGATGAAAATGTTATCCCCGTCCTGGAGGAGTTTCAGAGAAGATTACCTGTAGGAAACGAGGCACATGGTGTTCACGGAGATGGTGATTTGGGTGAAGAAGATG AATCCCCGTTTGAATTCCGGGCGCTAGAGGTGGCCTTGGAAGCTATTTGTAGTTTTCTAGCTGCAAGGACAACAGAACTAGAGAAGTTTGCTTATCCTGCTTTGGATGAACTTACCTTGAAG ATAAGTAGCCGTAACTTGGAAAGAGTTCGTAAATTGAAGAGTGCCATGACCCGTTTGACAGCTCGGGTCCAAAAG GTAAGGGATGAGCTTGAACAGTTGttggatgatgatggtgatatgGCTGATCTCTACCTTACAAGGAAGCTTGTTGGTGCATCTTCATCTGTCAGCGTTTCAGATGAACCCATTTGGTATCCTACTTCCCCAACAATAGGTTCTATGATTTCCAGAGCAAGTAGAGTGAGTTTAGTCACGGTTCGTGGAGACGACGAAACTGATGTTGAAGAGCTTGAAATGTTGCTTGAG GCATACTTCATGCAAATAGACAGCACTTTGAACAAATTAACCGAG CTACGCGAGTATATTGATGACACAGAGGATTACATTAACATCCAG TTAGACAATCATCGAAATCAGCTGATTCAGGTGAGtgaatataaaagaaaagctcAGGattattaa
- the MGT7 gene encoding magnesium transporter 7, with amino-acid sequence MSPDGELVPVDSSAVVTAKRKTSQLSRSWISIDATGQKTVLDVDKHVIMHRVQIHARDLRILDPNLFYPSAILGRERAIVLNLEHIKAIITAEEVLIRDSSDENVIPVLEEFQRRLPVGNEAHGVHGDGDLGEEDESPFEFRALEVALEAICSFLAARTTELEKFAYPALDELTLKISSRNLERVRKLKSAMTRLTARVQKVRDELEQLLDDDGDMADLYLTRKLVGASSSVSVSDEPIWYPTSPTIGSMISRASRVSLVTVRGDDETDVEELEMLLEVILVSSYI; translated from the exons ATGTCACCTGACGGAGAACTTGTTCCGGTGGATTCATCGGCGGTAGTCACGGCGAAGAGGAAGACATCTCAGTTATCAAGGAGTTGGATTTCCATAGACGCCACGGGGCAAAAAACTGTGCTTGACGTTGACAAACACGTGATTATGCACCGTGTTCAAATCCACGCTCGTGATCTCCGGATCCTTGACCCGAATCTATTTTACCCTTCTGCTATTTTGGGTCGAGAAAGAGCCATTGTTCTTAACTTAGAG CATATCAAGGCGATTATCACTGCCGAAGAG GTTTTGATCCGAGATTCGTCAGATGAAAATGTTATCCCCGTCCTGGAGGAGTTTCAGAGAAGATTACCTGTAGGAAACGAGGCACATGGTGTTCACGGAGATGGTGATTTGGGTGAAGAAGATG AATCCCCGTTTGAATTCCGGGCGCTAGAGGTGGCCTTGGAAGCTATTTGTAGTTTTCTAGCTGCAAGGACAACAGAACTAGAGAAGTTTGCTTATCCTGCTTTGGATGAACTTACCTTGAAG ATAAGTAGCCGTAACTTGGAAAGAGTTCGTAAATTGAAGAGTGCCATGACCCGTTTGACAGCTCGGGTCCAAAAG GTAAGGGATGAGCTTGAACAGTTGttggatgatgatggtgatatgGCTGATCTCTACCTTACAAGGAAGCTTGTTGGTGCATCTTCATCTGTCAGCGTTTCAGATGAACCCATTTGGTATCCTACTTCCCCAACAATAGGTTCTATGATTTCCAGAGCAAGTAGAGTGAGTTTAGTCACGGTTCGTGGAGACGACGAAACTGATGTTGAAGAGCTTGAAATGTTGCTTGAGGTAATACTTGTTTCCAGCTACATATGA
- the MGT7 gene encoding magnesium transporter 7 — MALGLSSEESEMSPDGELVPVDSSAVVTAKRKTSQLSRSWISIDATGQKTVLDVDKHVIMHRVQIHARDLRILDPNLFYPSAILGRERAIVLNLEHIKAIITAEEVLIRDSSDENVIPVLEEFQRRLPVGNEAHGVHGDGDLGEEDESPFEFRALEVALEAICSFLAARTTELEKFAYPALDELTLKISSRNLERVRKLKSAMTRLTARVQKVRDELEQLLDDDGDMADLYLTRKLVGASSSVSVSDEPIWYPTSPTIGSMISRASRVSLVTVRGDDETDVEELEMLLEVILVSSYI; from the exons ATG gCATTGGGTTTAAGCAGTGAAGAATCGGAGATGTCACCTGACGGAGAACTTGTTCCGGTGGATTCATCGGCGGTAGTCACGGCGAAGAGGAAGACATCTCAGTTATCAAGGAGTTGGATTTCCATAGACGCCACGGGGCAAAAAACTGTGCTTGACGTTGACAAACACGTGATTATGCACCGTGTTCAAATCCACGCTCGTGATCTCCGGATCCTTGACCCGAATCTATTTTACCCTTCTGCTATTTTGGGTCGAGAAAGAGCCATTGTTCTTAACTTAGAG CATATCAAGGCGATTATCACTGCCGAAGAG GTTTTGATCCGAGATTCGTCAGATGAAAATGTTATCCCCGTCCTGGAGGAGTTTCAGAGAAGATTACCTGTAGGAAACGAGGCACATGGTGTTCACGGAGATGGTGATTTGGGTGAAGAAGATG AATCCCCGTTTGAATTCCGGGCGCTAGAGGTGGCCTTGGAAGCTATTTGTAGTTTTCTAGCTGCAAGGACAACAGAACTAGAGAAGTTTGCTTATCCTGCTTTGGATGAACTTACCTTGAAG ATAAGTAGCCGTAACTTGGAAAGAGTTCGTAAATTGAAGAGTGCCATGACCCGTTTGACAGCTCGGGTCCAAAAG GTAAGGGATGAGCTTGAACAGTTGttggatgatgatggtgatatgGCTGATCTCTACCTTACAAGGAAGCTTGTTGGTGCATCTTCATCTGTCAGCGTTTCAGATGAACCCATTTGGTATCCTACTTCCCCAACAATAGGTTCTATGATTTCCAGAGCAAGTAGAGTGAGTTTAGTCACGGTTCGTGGAGACGACGAAACTGATGTTGAAGAGCTTGAAATGTTGCTTGAGGTAATACTTGTTTCCAGCTACATATGA